ATTAAAGCCTTTTTAGTGCTTAGATTGTTTTTAATATAGTCTATATAATCAGGACTTTTGATTAATCTAATGCTATCTTTTAACTCATTTTCAGCTTGTAAAAAATATCTACCATCAGTAAATAAAATTGCATCATCAAGGCTAATTAAAAGCGAACCAGCAGAACCGCTAAATCCACTTATAAATTCTCTAAGTTTAAAATACTCAGGAATATACTCACTCAAGTGATAATCAGCCGTTAGTATTAAAGCAAAATCAGCATTATTGATTTTTAAAATATCTCTTATTTTCGTAAGCATTTTATCTCCTTAGTAATATCCTAAACATAAAGTATTTGTGAGTTTGATTTTTTTCTCAAAAGGCTCGGGTGCAAAATAACAACATTTTTCTATATAAATATGAGAATTTAAAGGTATTTTTAACTTTGTAAAAAAATCATTTAAATCAATAAATTTTATTCCTGCAATCTCTACTAATTTTATTACATTTAAAAGATTTGAATTATTATTTGGATTTAAATGTGATGGCGCTAGATTACTCATAGAACAAAATGCACTAGCTAATACTAATCCACTTAAATTAGAGCATTTAGGGATTAAATTCTCATATTTTTTAGCTATTGTATTTTTATCTAAAAATACAATTCTAGAATTTGGATATTGTGCGTATTTTATATTTTTCCAAAATTTATAAGCATTTTGAGAAATATCAGCTAGGGTAAAAAGTTCTTTGTTTAATATATAGTTTTCTAAAGTTTGATTATTTGGGAGTGTTATTTTATTCATAATATTTTGAGTGCCGAAGCACTCAATTATTATACTAGCTCAATATAAGCTAAAGTAGCCGCATCACCACGGCGAGTTCTTGTTTTAATAATTCTTGTATAGCCACCATTTCTTTCTTTGTAATTTGGAGCTATTTCATTTACTAATTTATTTGTGCATTCTTTGTCTTGTAAAGCTGCAAATACTGCTCTATGAGCGTTAAAATCTCCAACTCTTGCACGAGTGATTAGTTTTTCAATGTATGATCTTAATTCTTTAGCTTTTTCTAAAGTTGTTTCAATCTTACCATTTTTGATAATTGCAATGCTTAAATTCTTTAGTAAAGCTGCACGATGAGTGCTAGTACGACCTAGCTTTCTATATCCATGTCCGTGTCTCATTTATTATCCTTTAATTTCTTTTATTTTTTCAATAAGTTTATCTTTATAAGCATCTACAGAATTTGAACCTATCGGATAGCCTATTTCTTTCATAGCAGTAGTAATTTCATCCACTGATTTTTTACCAACATTTTTTAAATTATTTACATCGCTTTCACTCATTAAAGCTAATTCGCCTATAAATTCAATGCCAGCTTTTTCTAAACCATTATTACTTCTTACGCTTAAACCAAGTTCCTTAACGCTTTTTAATAAAGGAGATAAATCAATTTCTTCAGTTGTTTCTTCCCCTATTAATCTAGGACTTGTAGTTGCAATTTTATTAAATACCATCATTTGTTGATACATAGCATCTAAAGCATTTTTAAACGCATCTTCAGGTGTAATTTGACCATCAGTTGTTATTTCAAATACAATTTTTTCATAATCAGGATTATCTTCGTGTAATACCTTTTCTATTGAATAATTTGCATTTCTAACTGGTGTAAAAAACGCATCAAGAGCTATAAAACTACTATCAGTTTTTTCTCTTAAATCTTCGCTTGCTACATAGCCAATACCTTTTTCAATAATTAATGTGAAGTCTAATTCAGTGTCTTCATTTATAGTAGCAATGTAGTTATCAGGATTTACAACTTCAATTACATTATTAGCTAAATCACTACCTTTAATTTCTCTTGGCCCTTTAAAGCTAAAGCTTACTTCTTCTCTTTTACTATCTTCGTTTTTAATTTTAAAACGCATATTTTTAATATTAATAATAAATAAAGAAATATCTTCTACCATACCTCTTTTGCTATCAAATTCATGGCTTACTCCATCAATTTTAATAGCAGTTGCTGCATAGCCAATTGCACTAAGGCGTAAAAGCCTGTGCAGTGGATGTGCTAATGTAATGCCAAAACCAATTTCAAAAGGCCAAGCACTAATGCGTGCTTTATTTTCGCCGATATTTTCAATAGTAAAATCATTTGGCATATGAGCTGTTGTAACTACTTTTCTCATTTGCTACTCCTTATTACTTAGAGTATAGCTCTACTATGAATCTTTCCTCAACAGGAATGACAACTTCTTCTCTCTCAGGTTTTCTTGTGAAAATTCCATATTTTTTATCTTTTTCAACATCAACCCACTCAACAATACCTGTTTGATTTGTAAGCTCAACTGCTCTTACTATTTGAGGATTGTTTTTGCTTTTTTCTACAACTTCAATTTTAGCGCCTGGTAATACTCTATAACTTGGAACATCTACTCTTTTACCATTTACTAAAATATGTCCGTGAGTTACAAGTTGTCTTGCAAAACGGCGAGTTGTAGCAAAACCCATTCTATAAACAACATTATCAAGTCTTTGTTCTAAGAATTGAATTAAAATAGAACCTGTATTTCCATCTTTTCTAGCAGCTTCTTGGAATAATTTTCTAAATTGCTTTTCACTTACACCATACATAAATTTAGCTTTTTGCTTTTCTCTTAATTGTAAGCCGTATTCGCTAATTTTACCTCTTCTTTGACCATGCTGACCTGGTGCATAAGGTCTTTTATCTAAAGCACTCTTACCAGCTAGTCTTCTTTCACCCTTCATTGCAAGGCTAACGCCTAATCTTCTTTCAATTTTCTCTACTGGTCCAGTATATCTTGCCATACTATTTCTCCTATATTCCTATACTTATATTATACACGACGGCGTTTTGGTGGTCTGCAACCATTATGTGCTAATGGTGTAATATCTTTTAAGAAAGTAACTTTAATACCTTCAACTGCACCAACACTCTTAACAGCAGTTTCTCTACCGCTACCAGGACCTTGAACACGAATACCAACTTCTTTAATTCCGTGTTCTTTAGCTTTATTTAAAGCATCTTCAACCGCTTGTTGAGCAGCAAATGGAGTTGATTTTTTAGAACCTTTAAATCCTAAACCACCTGCACTACTCCATGCAATTGCATTTCCCATTTCATCTGTAACTGTTACCATTGTATTGTTAAAAGTTGCACTAATATATACTACACCTTTAGCAATATTCTTTTTAACTACTTTTTTCTTAACTACTTTTCTCTTAGCCATTATCTATCCTTACGCTTTTGCACCAACGGTTTTTCTCTTACCTTTGCGAGTTCTAGCATTTGTTTTAGTTTTTTGACCACGCACTGGTAAACCTTTTCTATGTCTTAAACCACGATATGAACCTAAATCCATTAAAGCTTTAATGTCCATAGCAACTTGTTTTCTTAAATCACCCTCAACTAAATAATGTTCTTGGATTTCTTTACGAATATTTGCTGCTTCATCTTCGCTTAATTCATATACACGCTTGTTTGGATCTATTCCAACTGCTGCTAAAATTTTGCGTGAAGTAAATAAACCTATACCATAGATATAAGTTAAGCCATATTCAATTCTTTTTTTCTTTGGTAAATCAACACCTGCAATACGAGCCATACCTTATCCTTGTCTTTGTTTGTGTTTTGGATTTTCGCAAATAATACGAACAACGCCTTTTCTCATAACGACTTTACATTTGTCGCACATTTTCTTAACAGATGGTCTTACTTTCATCTTGTCTCCTAAAAAATAATTTGCTTTCCACTTTTTTACAATCTGCATTTTTAGGTATCACGAATTACCAACTAATATTTAAATGGTGGAAAATTCACTCAAATATTACTTCTTCACACAGATAAATTGCAAAAGTGCTAATATTATCAAAACAAAATTAATATAGGTTTAAATATTAAATTTATTTGTCTTTGATAATTCTAAAAATTTCTTAGCAATCTAATCTCAAACTATTATTTAAGAATTAATTTATAGATTTTACTTTTTTAATTCATAAAGTTTTAGATAACTTTTAAAGTATGTGAAATATCCCAATATAAATGAAGTTTAAAAATCCTAGATAAAAATAAAATAGAACATATAATAAAAATTATTTAGCACCATTTAAAGTGCTAAATTATTTAAAAAATTGTAGTTTTAACTAAAAGAAAAAATAGCCAATAGCATATAAAACTGGATATAGTATGAATGCTCCAATAGTCATAGTTATCGCCATTTTAAAGCAACTTACTGGTCTAGCCATGTTTATTAATACATTTTTATCGGTTGCATTTGCATTATTTTCAAAAATCATTTTATGAAACGCTAGGCAAAACTCACCTTCTTTAAATTCTGAAACATTATTTATAACTTCTAAACTATTCATTTTAATCTCCTATATGTTTAATTCTTGCGTACGGAATAGAATTGTAAACAGCTGCTAATTCACTACCATAATTACTTGCAATGTTTTTGAAATTTTCTTCATATTCTGCTAAAGCATTTTTATAAGTATCTCTTGTTTTGTCTGCTGATTTGCACCAAAGGAAAAAAAGTAGCCACACAGGAATACTTATAAATTTTACAAATGATAAAAACCCAACTACGAATGATAAAAAAGTAGCAAGTCCTGCCCCTCCTAAGGTTTTATTAACCAATTCATTTTGTTTTTTTATAACTTCTTCTAACTCGCAATTAATATCATAAACCGGATAAGCCGCATAAACACACTTTAAAATTATTTCATCCTTTTTTGATAGCTCATCTAAATCTATGCTCTCACCATTAGGGTTTGGCTTACCGATAATCGCAAGGGTGCCTTTTATATTAAAGCAATTATTTATTTTAGTTTCTGAATTAACTATGGTTTCTGATTTGATTTTAGAATTAGTATTATAATGAGAGCCAAACCAACTTTTTTTAATCTTGCCATTTGCTTCACCTTCTGTATGCATAACTCCTATAGTTTCTGTGCTTTCGGTATAGTTATCCCTTACTATGTTTAAAACACAGTTATAGCCCAAATAGCTAGTTACATCTTTAAGTGATTGTTCTGCATCTTTGTAACTCACACCAGAAGTAACCGTAATTTCAAGTTCGCTTATATGAATTAAGCTATATTGCGTTACGGCACCAACATCTACTAATAAAACCCCATTAAACAAATCATATTTGTTTTCATTTTGATTTTCATTTGTTGTTAAATCACTCATTTAATCTCCTTTCAAAAGAGTGATTATACCCCCCCCCAAGATAAATGAATGGTAAAAAATAATTTAGAAGTTTAGCACCATAAAAAGTGCTAAATTATTTGTGTCTATAAGTAATGCGTCCTTTATCAAGACTATAAGGAGTTAGCTCAACTCTTACTCTATCTCCTGGCATAATTTTAATATAGTGCATTCTCATTTTACCCGCAATGTGGCATAAAATTACGTGTTTGTTATCAAGCTCAACTTTAAAAGTTGCATTTGGTAAAGCTTCAATAACTTCGCCGTCAATTTCTATTACATCATCTTTAGCCATAATTTTCCTTTGTAAAAATGTAAAGGTCAATAATAACATAAAAACTATTAAAAAACTAAATTTATTATTAAATAAAATAATTTAAAATAAAAGTTTATTTCACACAAGGATAAAGTTATGAAAAGAAGAACATTTTTAACTTTGTCGTCTGCAGTTGCAGCAAACACTTTACTAAGTGCGAATGAAACACCTTTAGTAAATAATACTCAAGCAACAAAAGACGATAGTAAAGAATACATTGTAAGCTTAAAACATAATTTAAGCGAATTAGGCGAAGTTAGCAAAATATGGCTTCCATTACCAAAATCACGCTCATATCAATACCTTACAAGTGATATTGTAAATAGTGGAAATTACAATGAAATTTATTTAAGTGATTTTGAAACTAATAGTTTATATGCAAGTTTTTCTAATGTAAAAGCTGAATTAATAACACAATTTAGCATTAAAACTCACGATAGAATTACTGATTTTTCTAAAGTTAATTTTAATGAAAACGAGAAATTAGACGAAAGTATCGCACAATATTTAAAACCAAGCGAACATATTTTTACTAGTGGAATAGTAAAAGAATATGCACTAAAAATTACAAAAGGTATAAAAGGCGATTTAGAAAAAGCAAAAGCTATTTATGATTGGGTAGTACTTAATTTTACTCGTGATGAGAGTGTAATTGGGTGTGGAATTGGTGATGCTAAGGCTATTTTAGAAAGTAAAAAACTTTATGGCAAATGCACTGATATTAGCTCTGTTTTTGTAGCACTTTTAAGAAGTATTAATATTCCTGCTAGAGAGTGCTTTGGAATTCGTTTAGGTGCGAGTAGATTTTATGCTGCAATGGGTAGTAAAGAAAATATAACAAAAGCTCAACATTGTAGGGCGGAGTTTTATCTAAAAGGCTATGGGTGGATTCCTTGCGATCCTGCTGATGTAGCTAAAGTTAAATTATCTTTAAACCTAGATAATAATGATAGTGGTATACAAAAATTAAGAGAATTTCAATTCGGTAATTGGGAAATGTGTTGGTGCGAGTTTAATACCAAAAGAGATTTCGTGCTAATTCCACGCCCAGCTCAAGCACCGCTTAATAATTTTGGCTATGTATATGCTGAAGTTGATTCAAATACTATTGATTATTATTCACCTAATGAATTTGTATATGAATACACTTCAAAACAAATATGAAAAAATATTTAATATCAATGTTTATCTTAGCTATTAGCTCTAGCCTTTGTTGTGTTGGAGCTATTAGCTTT
This is a stretch of genomic DNA from Campylobacter sp. RM12651. It encodes these proteins:
- the rpsD gene encoding 30S ribosomal protein S4, translated to MARYTGPVEKIERRLGVSLAMKGERRLAGKSALDKRPYAPGQHGQRRGKISEYGLQLREKQKAKFMYGVSEKQFRKLFQEAARKDGNTGSILIQFLEQRLDNVVYRMGFATTRRFARQLVTHGHILVNGKRVDVPSYRVLPGAKIEVVEKSKNNPQIVRAVELTNQTGIVEWVDVEKDKKYGIFTRKPEREEVVIPVEERFIVELYSK
- a CDS encoding DNA-directed RNA polymerase subunit alpha, with translation MRKVVTTAHMPNDFTIENIGENKARISAWPFEIGFGITLAHPLHRLLRLSAIGYAATAIKIDGVSHEFDSKRGMVEDISLFIINIKNMRFKIKNEDSKREEVSFSFKGPREIKGSDLANNVIEVVNPDNYIATINEDTELDFTLIIEKGIGYVASEDLREKTDSSFIALDAFFTPVRNANYSIEKVLHEDNPDYEKIVFEITTDGQITPEDAFKNALDAMYQQMMVFNKIATTSPRLIGEETTEEIDLSPLLKSVKELGLSVRSNNGLEKAGIEFIGELALMSESDVNNLKNVGKKSVDEITTAMKEIGYPIGSNSVDAYKDKLIEKIKEIKG
- the rpsK gene encoding 30S ribosomal protein S11, with the protein product MAKRKVVKKKVVKKNIAKGVVYISATFNNTMVTVTDEMGNAIAWSSAGGLGFKGSKKSTPFAAQQAVEDALNKAKEHGIKEVGIRVQGPGSGRETAVKSVGAVEGIKVTFLKDITPLAHNGCRPPKRRRV
- the rpmJ gene encoding 50S ribosomal protein L36, with the translated sequence MKVRPSVKKMCDKCKVVMRKGVVRIICENPKHKQRQG
- a CDS encoding transglutaminase domain-containing protein yields the protein MKRRTFLTLSSAVAANTLLSANETPLVNNTQATKDDSKEYIVSLKHNLSELGEVSKIWLPLPKSRSYQYLTSDIVNSGNYNEIYLSDFETNSLYASFSNVKAELITQFSIKTHDRITDFSKVNFNENEKLDESIAQYLKPSEHIFTSGIVKEYALKITKGIKGDLEKAKAIYDWVVLNFTRDESVIGCGIGDAKAILESKKLYGKCTDISSVFVALLRSINIPARECFGIRLGASRFYAAMGSKENITKAQHCRAEFYLKGYGWIPCDPADVAKVKLSLNLDNNDSGIQKLREFQFGNWEMCWCEFNTKRDFVLIPRPAQAPLNNFGYVYAEVDSNTIDYYSPNEFVYEYTSKQI
- the rpsM gene encoding 30S ribosomal protein S13 gives rise to the protein MARIAGVDLPKKKRIEYGLTYIYGIGLFTSRKILAAVGIDPNKRVYELSEDEAANIRKEIQEHYLVEGDLRKQVAMDIKALMDLGSYRGLRHRKGLPVRGQKTKTNARTRKGKRKTVGAKA
- a CDS encoding cysteine permease: MNKITLPNNQTLENYILNKELFTLADISQNAYKFWKNIKYAQYPNSRIVFLDKNTIAKKYENLIPKCSNLSGLVLASAFCSMSNLAPSHLNPNNNSNLLNVIKLVEIAGIKFIDLNDFFTKLKIPLNSHIYIEKCCYFAPEPFEKKIKLTNTLCLGYY
- the infA gene encoding translation initiation factor IF-1, whose amino-acid sequence is MAKDDVIEIDGEVIEALPNATFKVELDNKHVILCHIAGKMRMHYIKIMPGDRVRVELTPYSLDKGRITYRHK
- the rplQ gene encoding 50S ribosomal protein L17, yielding MRHGHGYRKLGRTSTHRAALLKNLSIAIIKNGKIETTLEKAKELRSYIEKLITRARVGDFNAHRAVFAALQDKECTNKLVNEIAPNYKERNGGYTRIIKTRTRRGDAATLAYIELV